A genomic stretch from Acropora palmata chromosome 13, jaAcrPala1.3, whole genome shotgun sequence includes:
- the LOC141863710 gene encoding rabenosyn-5-like → MESDEIKEGFLCPICLKDMRSASLLQKHFEDVHSDDKDTLRQIRGMFGKAKRKIMDKIDNTDGEVVNNLTQDGIPEGSGNRGVDPFLWDHQEFGVSRSRFREFRDIRDAEIDRFVVETNKILIRLEKLLRSGVHVLVSPSLSARPGRKSLEKSLVPWIADSEVKFCPICKKQFNVARRRHHCRLCGGIMCAKCSAFASVTFSVSVLKLDQSGSHASRKWIGQSRDDSEEAGIRTCLSCMDCLERYDKQEKEKKAKPPVVQLYEKMKSSMAEAETLQPVYIKMADSINLGDIQYDLEEAAQVRMKLVKMYETVDILSKKIASLGMQAEKPPSPHTLKLQKKIRAYATGYLQENMFTLPNLPPLDRIRKLQEDRANSLARRATEEKAQRERAMQERLQAAKMQQHKREGSGDFNRNRPPGKVHTGRRTSPESGVGNGWGPVPVMQGSSPDPMLQQIDIIKSYIKQAKEQHKFDEVDMLQKNLMELEAEYTRQHQKR, encoded by the exons CCCTATTTGTCTAAAAGATATGAGGAGTGCATCGCTTTTACAAAAGCACTTTGAAGATGTTCATTCTGACGATAAAGATACCCTTCGTCAAATACGTGGGATGTTTGGGAAGGCGAAAAGAAAGATCATGGATAAAATAGACAATACAGATGGAGAAGTGGTGAACAATTTAACCCAGGATGGTATTCCTGAAGGTTCTGGTAACCGTGGCGTTGATCCATTTTTATGGGATCATCAAGAATTTG GAGTTTCAAGAAGCAGATTTAGAGAATTCAGGGACATCAGAGATGCGGAGATTGACAGATTTGTCGTTGAAACTAATAAAATTCTGATCAGACTTGAAAAG TTACTGAGATCAGGAGTGCATGTGCTCGTCTCCCCTTCATTGTCTGCAAGACCAGGTCGAAAAT cTCTTGAAAAAAGTCTGGTCCCTTGGATAGCTGACAGTGAAGTGAAATTCTGTCCAATTTGTAAAAAGCAGTTTAATGTTGCTCGACGCAGACATCACTGCCGACTGTGTGGAGGGATTATGTGTGCAAAGTGTTCTGCTTTTGCTTCTGTAACCTTTTCTG TTAGTGTTTTGAAGTTGGATCAAAGTGGTTCTCATGCTTCAAGAAAATGGATAGGACAGTCCAGAGATGATTCTGAAGAGGCAGGAATTCGGACCTGTCTGTCATGTATGGATTGTTTAGAAAG ATAtgacaaacaggaaaaagaaaagaaggcaAAACCACCTGTTGTACAGCTTTACGAG aaaatgaaaagtagTATGGCCGAGGCAGAAACACTGCAACCTGTATACATCAAAATGGCAGATTCAATAAA CTTAGGTGACATTCAGTATGACTTAGAGGAAGCTGCCCAAGTTCGCATGAAGTTAGTGAAGATGTATGAGACAGTTGACATTCTGAG CAAAAAGATAGCTTCACTGGGAATGCAAGCTGAAAAACCTCCAAGTCCACACACACTAAAACTTCAAAAGAAGATCAGAGCCTATGCCACAGGGTACCTACAAGAGAACATGTTTACTCTCCCAAACCTACCCCCCCTAGACAGGATTAGAAAACTACAAGAGGATAGAGCAAATTCGTTGGCAAGACGAGCTACTGAGGAAAAAGCacaaagagaaagagcaatgcaAGAAAGATTGCAAGCTGCAAAAATGCAACAACATAAGAGAGAAGGAAGTGGAGATTTCAACAGGAATCGGCCTCCAGGCAAAGTCCACACTGGTCGGCGGACTTCTCCAGAGTCTGGCGTCGGAAATGGCTGGGGCCCAGTCCCTGTCATGCAGGGCTCATCCCCAGATCCCATGCTGCAACAAATAGACATTATTAAGAGTTACATAAAGCAAGCAAAAGAACAGCACAAATTTGATGAAGTTGACatgttgcaaaaaaatttgatgGAACTTGAGGCAGAATATACAAGACAACATCAAAAAAGATAG